From a single Helicovermis profundi genomic region:
- a CDS encoding MgtC/SapB family protein, which yields MDISNYEIFLRILLACIFGGLIGFERESINRPAGFRTHILVCLGATIVMISDLTLLKEYGSISSIDPGRYGAQVISGIGFLGAGTIIKEGFSVKGLTTAASLWAVACLGLALGAGHYLIAISSTLLIFIILETFARFEYKFQKNKRQLVIFIHTSNTPGQLGKIGTAIGKHNAKVKNIAMTAMNDNVAELKLYVNYPKNCDPVRIIESIIEIDGIYSVNPE from the coding sequence TTTTGAAAGAGAAAGCATAAATAGACCTGCAGGATTTAGAACACATATACTAGTCTGCCTCGGCGCTACAATTGTAATGATTTCAGACCTTACTCTGCTAAAAGAATATGGTAGCATATCTAGCATTGACCCTGGACGTTATGGTGCACAAGTAATTTCTGGAATTGGTTTCCTTGGAGCTGGTACAATTATTAAGGAAGGATTTAGTGTAAAGGGATTAACAACCGCTGCAAGTCTTTGGGCTGTTGCTTGTCTAGGTTTAGCACTTGGTGCTGGACATTATTTAATTGCAATTAGCTCAACTCTTTTAATTTTTATTATATTAGAAACATTTGCACGTTTTGAATATAAGTTTCAAAAAAACAAAAGACAACTTGTTATTTTTATACACACTTCTAATACACCAGGTCAACTTGGAAAAATCGGCACAGCAATCGGAAAACACAATGCCAAAGTAAAAAATATTGCTATGACAGCTATGAACGACAATGTTGCAGAATTAAAACTTTATGTAAATTATCCAAAAAACTGTGACCCCGTTCGTATTATTGAATCCATAATTGAAATTGACGGTATATACAGTGTAAATCCAGAATAA